From one Butyricimonas faecihominis genomic stretch:
- the hydF gene encoding [FeFe] hydrogenase H-cluster maturation GTPase HydF yields MGKDNKLHIILLGRRNSGKSSLINALTGQNIAIVSDVAGTTTDLVKRSYEIPDFASVIFIDTAGIDDTGTLGEMRVEKTRNAISQADMALLVITDNRFEEPEQQLAEQLKKLETPFLVIHNKRDEVALIPDLKEKLTATYNCPVIDFSTREDNTTPILDALKSVWKKDNAPKSLIGDLLTPGDIVLLITPIDSEAPAGRLILPQVQMIRDILDNHCISIVLQPEEVTSFLEKTGIRPRLAIADSQVFQKVAAIISPEIPLTSFSIVLARHKGNFKAYLAGTPRIEELKEGDRILMLESCSHHVSCEDIGRHKIPRWLQEHTGKNFQFDFIVGLDAITRPITDYAMVIQCGGCMITGKQLKNRLQPAIDAGIPVSNYGMTIAYLHGIFERATKELTDFKF; encoded by the coding sequence ATGGGAAAAGATAATAAACTACATATTATATTATTGGGCCGGAGAAACAGCGGGAAAAGCTCGCTGATAAATGCCCTGACTGGTCAGAATATTGCCATCGTTTCGGATGTGGCCGGAACCACTACCGACCTCGTGAAAAGAAGTTATGAAATCCCGGACTTCGCCTCCGTTATCTTTATCGACACGGCAGGCATCGACGACACGGGAACTTTGGGTGAAATGCGGGTGGAAAAAACCCGGAATGCTATATCTCAAGCTGATATGGCCCTACTCGTGATCACGGATAACCGTTTTGAAGAACCCGAACAACAACTTGCTGAACAGTTAAAGAAACTGGAAACCCCGTTTCTAGTAATCCACAACAAACGTGACGAAGTCGCCTTGATTCCCGATTTAAAGGAAAAATTAACGGCTACCTACAACTGTCCCGTGATTGACTTCTCCACCCGGGAAGACAACACAACCCCGATCCTAGATGCACTGAAAAGTGTATGGAAAAAAGACAACGCCCCGAAATCTTTAATCGGTGATTTACTTACTCCCGGGGACATCGTGTTGCTGATCACCCCGATTGATTCCGAAGCTCCCGCCGGGCGACTCATCCTGCCGCAAGTACAGATGATCCGGGATATTCTCGACAACCATTGCATCTCCATCGTCTTGCAACCGGAAGAAGTCACTTCCTTTCTGGAAAAAACGGGTATCCGCCCCCGTCTTGCGATAGCCGACAGTCAAGTATTCCAAAAAGTGGCTGCCATCATCTCCCCGGAGATTCCCCTCACGAGTTTTAGCATCGTTCTTGCCCGCCACAAAGGAAACTTCAAGGCTTATCTCGCTGGGACACCCCGGATCGAGGAACTGAAAGAAGGGGATCGCATCCTGATGCTAGAGTCCTGCTCTCATCACGTTTCCTGCGAAGACATCGGCCGTCACAAGATTCCCCGTTGGTTACAAGAACACACCGGGAAGAACTTCCAGTTCGATTTCATCGTCGGTCTAGATGCGATCACTCGCCCCATCACCGACTATGCCATGGTTATCCAGTGCGGTGGTTGCATGATCACCGGGAAACAATTGAAGAATAGGCTCCAACCTGCCATCGACGCGGGAATACCTGTTAGTAATTATGGAATGACGATTGCTTACCTACATGGAATATTCGAAAGGGCAACTAAAGAACTTACTGATTTTAAATTTTAG